In Canis lupus familiaris isolate Mischka breed German Shepherd chromosome 5, alternate assembly UU_Cfam_GSD_1.0, whole genome shotgun sequence, a genomic segment contains:
- the LOC119876317 gene encoding 60S ribosomal protein L29 encodes MAKSKNHTTHNQSRKWHRNGIKKPRSQRYESLKGVDPKFLRNMRFAKKHNKKGLKKMQANNAKAMAARAEAIKALVKPKEVKPKIPKGGSRKLNRLAYIAHPKLGKRARARIAKGLRLCRPKAKAKAQTKAQAAAATPAPAPAPAPAPAPAPASTPAAQAPKGAQAPTKAPV; translated from the coding sequence ATGGCCAAGTCCAAGAACCACACCACGCACAACCAGTCACGAAAATGGCACAGAAACGGCATCAAGAAACCCCGGTCACAAAGATACGAATCTCTTAAGGGGGTAGACCCCAAGTTCCTGAGGAACATGCGCTTTGCCAAGAAGCACAACAAGAAGGGCCTGAAGAAGATGCAGGCCAACAATGCCAAGGCCATGGCTGCGCGTGCTGAGGCTATCAAGGCTCTTGTCAAGCCCAAGGAGGTTAAGCCCAAGATCCCAAAGGGCGGCAGCCGCAAGCTCAATCGACTTGCCTACATCGCTCACCCCAAGCTCGGGAAACGTGCTCGTGCCCGCATTGCCAAAGGTCTCAGGCTCTGCCGGccaaaggccaaggccaaggctcaaaccaaggcccaggctgcagctgcgaccccggctccggctccggctccggctcctgctcctgctcctgctcctgcttctACTCCTGCAGCGCAGGCTCCCAAAGGTGCCCAGGCCCCCACAAAGGCCCCAGTGTAG